The stretch of DNA TCGTTTCGGGTCATTTTGGCACTTTAAGTCATTTTAGGTCGGGTCTTAACATTGGGTCAATCAAAGTTTGGGTCGGGTCTAGGTCGGGCCGGATCACTTTCGGGTCAAATAAGTTCGGGTCACTTTTGGGACTCGGGTCAACCTTATCAGGTCGGATCAGCTTTGTCACGTCTAATCCATACAGACCGTTATCCTCAAATAACTAGAAAACAACCCAACCTAACACGATTCAAAGCCGAAATGTCTAACCCAAATTCCTGAAATTTGAATTGAACCAACCTAAATATGGGTCGATTGTCTCGTTTACTAGCTTAGATAGTTGATGTTCGCGGTTCGCCCAGAGAGCGTCCGCTCCCTACTCCCTAACACCTGGCAAATGGGTTAATCAGGTCGGATTCGGGTTGGGTCTTTTCGTGTTTTTCACTATTTTCGGGTTAATTCAGGACgtatcgggtcatttcgggttgtttcgggtttgttggtcgggtcaagcgggtcgggttattttCGGGTTGGGTTATTTTCGGGTTAATAAATAAGAGAGAAAACGCCATTTCAAGTcatttcggttcaattagagttatgttttgttgggtcattttcgggtcggctCAATTACGAGTCAAGCAAACTCGGGTCGGGTAAATTCTgattttcgggtcacattcgggtgatgtagctCGGGTTAGCCTTTCGGATCGGGTCAATCGGACGGGTTGCTTTAGCCCGGTCTACTCCCAAGTATGCGTCAATACGTCTAACCCATTTATGACGTCTAATCAGTTTTTCAATTAACACTTTTCTCCATCGCGCGCGCTTTCTCCCTTTCTCCCACACTCCCAAAATCATAGAGAAATCGAGCTCAATAATCGGAAGAAATGCTCTCCGGTAACATCTCTTCTACTCTTCTTGTCGTTCAAAGATAATTCGATTCGTTTTCGATCTATACGCATCAAATATTCATCAACTAATGCAACTGATTTCAATTTATTGACGTAGTTTTTACTTGTTACTCCCTCCGTCTTAATCATTTGTTGGACAAATTAAGAAAAAATGTTCGCTTGTTGTTTTGCGATTTTGTTTTAATTATCTTGCCAAGATTGATTGAATTGAATAATCATTCTTTGAATTGGAGAATGCGGTTTGATCATAGATTAggattttatttttgatgataAAACCCTAGGAATTGGAAATTATAATCAAATGCATAAGCAGGTATAGTTGAATTTTAAGTGTTACTTGACTTGAGATTGAATTTGAGTATTTATGGAGGTTTAATCGTCAGTTTTTTTGATCAATTCGATTGTTATTTTTCGATATAGCGCTTGAAGATTAAGATCGAAACTGACGTTTGATCAAGCGCAATTATGAATTGTATAGATGTAGATTTAGGCTGGTAGCTTGACAAAAATGATGACTTCATAAATTAATGCAAAATCAAGACTGTAAACCCTAGGGAAGTTTTATACTAGAAGTTTCGGCACTTGGCCTTTTCGCCTCCTTTGGGTAAGTTGAAGTATAGTAACGACTATGTAGTTATGTATGTATGTATCACTGAGCTTAGGAAATTGTTATCAAATCCATTAATAGACCTAGGCGGATCGTAGGTTTTACTTGACCTCCGACAGAATATGTCTTAGAAGGATCTCTAGTTTTACAGTATGTCGGACAATTTTGTTGGAGTGACCACTCCAGATCCGACAATTAGAGGATATGTATGCGGTTTACAAGTGTCAACCAATTACATTGATATGAGGCCTTTTGGAAGGTGACCAAAAATAAAAACGGACCGGCTTGACCCTAAACAGACAGTATCATACTAATGTCGAGGCTATGTTAGTTGTCATGGTCCCAAGTCCCATTTAGTTTGAGTTATTTGCCCTTTTTTTTAGTGCAACTATCTGTGATTCCTGTTTCATTGCCAGTAGTGGTGGTGCATATATGATGAGTAACAAGGTAAAAGAAGAGCTTCTCTATGCCAACTGTTTTCAGCTCAATTTTGTACCTATTGTACTACTTATTCACCATCATGTTGGATCATTATCAGTGAACTGCATTTTATACTTGCTTCGTAATTGAAATTTTAACATACCTTGTTTCTTTGCAGGATGTCATATTCATATGTGGGGGTGTGTCTTGCGACTTCTTGCAACTGCAATAGCATTTCAGATATGGATGCCTAACAGGTGACTAACTATTTATCGTGTATAGTTTGTCATATTTTTTACCAGTGACTGATTACTGTTTGACTGATTGTGATATTTGGGATAGAACTGTATAAGCTAAAGGAACAATCTGCACTATTCAATGTTGTCAAACTCAAATATTGAGCAAAATGATTTTTTGCCGTCTTCCGGCAAGTTCATACTGAGTTAGTGTATACATTTTTATCCAACTCAACTTATGATCAATGAGGTACTATGTACTTTTAGGCGTTGTTTGGATTGGAAAAGAGGAGAGAAAGGCAGGGGAGGGGGAAGTCTAGAAGAGAAAGGGAGGGAAGGAATGGGAGAGGAAAGGAGAATGATGGGTTTCCTTCTAAATCTCTCATTTGTTTAACAGATTTTGCCTTAGATGAGGGAAATGAAGGGATCAAATTTCCCTTTATACCAAAACAAAGGAAATCATATCCGTCcatttccctcccctcccttttgCTCCATATCTTCCTATCCAAACACATCCTTTGGGCCACAGAAGTACCTCTGATATCGCGAGGTTAATATTTTCCGCAATGTGATCACCTCCAGATTTGACATAGATGACAATGATGCAAATCCGGCATTTGATTGGAATTTTTGCTTCAGctctgtcttcttagaaagtcccATGTTGCGGCATTTACGCAATGTTAGTTACTTCTATCACAAGAACATTTTAATTTGGCAAGAGTTCCAAGAGCAGTAATTAGAAGTTTTGTTTTTCTCTCTTCCTTTCGAGATGATATAGCATTCTACGTGATCCTTTTATCAACTTAAAGATCTCTTGATTATACTTCTGTCGGTTCGACGGTTCCTGTTACAAACATAACTTTCTCTGTATCTAAAAATTTCCAATTTGCAAATAATAAATCCAATATTCTCTATCAGGTCTGGATTGCGTAGATGATATTTTACTTCATATAGTTTCGAATGGGATGAATAGAAGGCTACTTTTCTTTGCACTTCCGAACTAATAGAAAGCATAAACGGTTGGTAAATATATATTGAGACTAGTGCTAGAATGAAGAGGAACTTCAAGCAAAGAGAATAAAGAGACATGGTAAATAATTATAAACTCAAAATTTGATAAACTCAGGGGTCATTGATGAGAATTAACATTAAATCACAGGTCATTTAGATGGTAGCATACATTTTACTGTTAAAGTTTGGCTTGTTTTCGCtagattttgtttgattttaaggGACGGGAATGCGATAGGGGAAATATTCTCCTTATGCTGGTGAACAAGAGCAGTCATGGCTCACTTGTACGAGTAAAAAAGCTTAGAATACTTTCTTGATTTATGTTGTAAAGTTTTAGATTATTCTCAATTTTCTGGAGCGTAATATTTGTACAGATCTGTTGTATTACTCTGCAATTTGCTAGTACAGGCAATGTTGTCTGATTGCTCTCTGTGTGGCGTACTGCCCGATCAATATGGAATCTTGACTAAATACGTCCAAGGTGAAAGGAAGGTTAGCATCAAGTTAGCTCTGTTGATTCCTGTTCTTTCCCTCAGATGTTAATTCTCTTGTATGCTGTTAGCCTGCGACTCGTTCCTTATTCCTGATTAATATGAAATAACAAGCAGAGTTTCCATTTTGAGCAAGGCCAAAGACTCGCTAACTCTCCGGCTTTGGAATATGAACAATAAAGTAAAAAGGGTAATTAAACTCTCTATCTACGTGAAATAGCAATTCGTTGTTGATGCATTTTCCGATAATTTTTTATGGGTTATCCGGAACCAGTATACCTGAATACACACGCACAAAGTAGTGTTATTGTTTTTTGTCGTTTTCTGGTGTAGCAATGAATACATAAGATGTTAGCTAGCTTAGCTCATACGTAGTCATTTTTTGCAGTCTTTTCTAGGTATGCTAACTTTACTTGTTCATAAACATTCTGATTTCTGAAATTTCATACGAAATTTCAGCAACTATATCATCTATCTAGAATGTCGCAAGCATGTATGTTTGAACAGTTGCTATGTGTGTGTCTAGAATGTGAAGCTTGAAGATGTGGTTACCACTTTGTTTGGCTCTGTCAATGTTTGTTCTTTCCTTTCGATCTTAATATTCTTTCCAGCTTTGACTTATTCCTGAATGATGAGCTAGAATGAATGAGCCCAAGAGTTAGCTAGAGGTGAAAGACTGCTGTGTCAGCTCATCTTTGGACATTATCAACGGAGCTAGAAGATCTTGATATTAAAATTTTCGGTGATTTTATATTGCAACTGCATATAACTGCGGTGGACCCCCTGCAAAATTGTTTGCAATGCATCTTGAAAATTTGTAAGTCATTATATACAAGTTGGATTTTAATATTTTTGCAACTCTATGATTTTCAAAATGCATAAAAGTTTTTGCTCTCTAAAGCCCTAGGACCATATTGAATAAACGTGGGCGTGGTAACTGACACTCGTCAATCCCATTTATATTGTCCTCATTTGACTTTGATGTTCAAACTGTTATCTTAGATGGATCAAACGTGATAATTACATTTATTTTTGGAGAAAATAATGATTAAAGTTGTTATTTAAAGTTGAGATTAACGAACTATTAAAGTCAAATCGAgacaataatttggggtagtatAAGATTATGCTGATGAATGAGTCAGTTGACTTTGAGCTAACCCACCTCATATATTTTAACGTAACCCCAGAAAAAAAGGGTTGAATCAGACAATGCATTATAATTGTTATGCATATGATAATATGCAAACTGCCACAGGTGGACTGGGCACAAGCACAACTGTGATATACGACGTAGTAGCAGTACAATCTTCGTTATGGTCGTACCAGCAATATTTTGTACGTACACATTTATTCGTCTGGTTTTCATTACAGTATCTTTACACATCATAAGATTCATATATAATCGTATCTTGTCGGAGAAGATATCCTGGCCATGATATTGTGATTGAGTAATAATCCTATTATGTTGACGTTGTAAATACCGCCTGTCACACTACCTTAGGCTCATAATACGGTGTTGTGACTTAAGTTTTACTGAAACTATTGCAAAGGCTTTGTGAGAATTCTTATTCGAATTTCGCATGTGAATgttatacttttgaaaagtttgatGACTGTAAATTAAATAACTACTCTTATAATAAGACAATCTAATGAGTCGGGTTGAACATAGATTAGGTCAAATGTCGATTGGGTATAAAAATTGATCACGAGCAGGGCTGGGATAGGAAAGTGGGTcaaaaataattttctttttaTGTCTTAATCATATTAAGTACTTATATGATTGAAACTGCTACAAAAAGTAAAAATTAGTAGTCTTATTGTTTGGGTTAGGATAAGGATCATTTTAGGTCACAAGTTAAGATTTATACACAGTTTAGAATGCTAAAAAATTGGAACTTGTTTCTTGTAATTAGGTAGGGTTAGGATCTTATAACGTGATTTTTAAGTAGAGTTGATAataaactagtgtagatcccgcgcaaatgtgCGGTAAATATatgccttttaatttttagtgtattagttatagattttagatttatatctcgcgaatttttataaaaaaataactattattaaaattaatcaaaagaattgaataattccatgaattgtgttttttatgaaaatattttaactacatcaaattttttaaaaaaatcttttttttgtcacgaagttaataatatgagatacagtttttatgtatagattattttaaatggaaaattagtttaataaataaaaatctaatttgtttccgtatataagtttgagcactttggagggaaaattttagagaagttgtattctcttagtatattggaggatttatacttttaaaatttgcacctcaATAATATTTATCTGTTCACTCTATTGTATTttaatatgaaacaaaaaaattgaaatggaaaactattataaaaaaaattatttaagttgtgaaaTTTTTTTAGTGTATATTTTTTCACGAAactaatagtaagcatgtgtcaagttaatctctacagtaataattattgcattactgaaaacTTAGCAACTtatattttataatttaatatcaattttattttattttaatgaaaaaatcataattatgaatttatttaaaaaattagagtttatttataagaatatattcattgaaaagataatactgtaatgaagaaattttatttattaccttatttagctaaatgctttttggaggaaaaactaagagagtttttattctcttagtagtaggcgTGATTAGTAAAAATAACAGGGAAAGAATAATTTTTTTACCATCTTATTAATTAATCCTATAATAAATTTAACTAATTCTTAACTTTACCGAATCTAAACACAATTCGGTGAATTAGTTTTGCCGACATCCTCTCAACGTCAACTCCTTTACAAATATGGATTTGAAGTGCCACATATTACCTCTTCTTTTTATCCTTCAAATTCGTTTGACTTTGTCATAGAACTTGTGTAATTTGGTCAAACATTAGCATATGAAGGTTATGAACCCATAGAAATaaacatccccataataaaaataCCCACAAAACCAACCAACTCATCTAGACCCATTCTAATACCTACTTAAGACCATGAAACCTTCTCCTCCGGCCTTTGACCCGttagtttcatttccttaataaTAATATTGCGGCTGACTTTCCCCATGCAACTCTTACACCTCATATATAAATAcctttctttcttcatttcttcttcaagGCAAAAAACATGCAATAATATATATCATGCAAAAATATGTTAGCCATTGAAGAACTTTTCTGGAGTTTTTCCATTTTATCCATACTTGTTTACCTCTTTCGCTCTACAATGACGTCGCTTCAAATCCCGCCTTCTTGTTCATGGATTACTAAGATTATGGTTGATCAACTTGGAGGTTTACATTCTGCACATGGACATCATATGATTTCTAATGTTATTCCTGAAGAAAATGTATCTTTGGATCGGAAACAGGTTTGCGTTGAGCCAATTAAGTTGCGAAGGCGACCTTCCAAGCTTTTGGTCCCGGAATTTAGCCCAGATCATCAGGAATTCTCTGCGGAAAAGAGAAGGGCAGAAAACGTTGAGGTCGCCGTACAAGGAAGAGGTCATTGTTTGGTAAGTAAGAAAGGAAGGCGCGAGCATATAGAAGATCGGTTTAACGTCATTCCTGACATTTCTGGTGATCCTAACCAGGTACATTGCTATTCCActtttatatttattaattatgaTTCAAATCACAAAATGAATATATTACCTTGATTTAGTTTACCCTTTTCTACGTCGTCCCCGTTGGTAGAACTAGAAAAAAGGTTATAAATGTTATTGCAGCCTTGTTGAAAAATTGAAGCTACTTTCTTACAAAAAACAAATAATTGATTCAAATAAATTTTTATACGAAACAAATTTAGTTTTTCATTTCTAATATAAAATCGTTTAATCAAAATTAAATCTATCTTTCAATGTAGGCATTTTTCGCGGTGATTGATGGACACGGGGGCCAAGAAGCAGCTAATTACGTAGCTGAAAACTTGGGGAAGAATATCTTGAAAGGACTTGAGAATATTAAGAAAGAGGATCAGCATGGGGTAGAAGAGGCCATTTCGGAAGGTTACTCTCAGGCAGATGAAGAATTTCTTAGACAGGTAAATTAGCCCGGGAAAAAAAACCTTTGAAAATCTGTTTAAATGGAATCATAGTCTGGGAGTATCAAATAGCGGTTTAGGTCATGGCCGCGGTACTGGTTGTTTGACCTAGTCTCGCTAAATGTGGCCAAAATTTTGGTAAAATGTGGTCGTGGTATCGACTGTCAAAACCTTTGCGACTCAGTCGCATATCGATGCCCCCGTTGGTAGTTGTTAAACTCATGAACGGAATCTTTTCATTGAACTAGTCAACCCTGGGATTATATATAGGTCATTATTTAAGGGATTTGGGGTAATCGTCTACTTACAATGTCTCTTTGTCGTAAATCATTTTTAATACGTAAGTAACTACCCTCACGGCAGAATAACATATTAAATGATAGACGTGTTGATACTACAGCAAGTCATGAACATTATATTACTGAAAAAGTTTAACAACGCTATCACGACAATGATAATATTACATGATGTTCGAAAGTGATATGGGATAATGACAATTGAGTCGGGATGTAGTAACAAATGGAAGTCTGATACGTATGTGCAAATGCAGGGTGTAGGAAGCGGAGCTTGTACAGCAAGCGTGCTATTGCGAAATGGCCAACTGTATGCAGCTAATGTTGGAGATTGTAGAGTAGTTTTGAGTAGAGCAGGATTAGCAACTAGACTCACTAATGATCATCGCTTGAGTCGTGAAGATGAACGTCTTCGTATCCAAAACTCGGTTAGTAATTTCCAACTTTTCCTGCAAAGTTGAAATCATATTTTCAATTTATTGCGAGATTTGAAATATAATGAATTTCAAATTTTAGATGTCAATATATTCATAGGCCCTAATTAAAATGTACGAGACAACCCATTATCTTAATGTAGTAATTACTCAAGAACCGACATATACATTTTCTAATACGAATCAAAACTGCAGGGTGGATTTATACATGACAACAATAACGGGCTTTGGCGAGTTCAAGGGACACTAGCCGTATCCAGAGCGttcggacatcagcatatgaagGAGTGGATAATCTGTGAGCCAGAAATTCAGCATGTTCCCTTAACTTCTGACTGCCAGTTCCTGATAGTAGCTTCTGATGGTCTGTGGGACAAGGTACGACAATCTACCTTCTAAAAGAATTGTCTCAGCCAAAAGTTTAAATTAATTGTCGAGTCACAATTAACTAAAATTCTACACCAGAAGTCTGAGTTAATTGTTGGGTtggattaagtactcatatgttAATTTGAGATCAACTAAGTTTGATTACAGTCGGTTCTGGTTAGGCTTATTAGGCGAGTTAGATTTTGTCAGCTCTAGAGTATGATGTATAGTACTCCGTACATTTTATCTTTTATCTAATACGATGTGTATCATATTTTGACGAACAATAGGTCGGGGAACAAGAAGCTATTGATATCCTTTCGAAAGAAGAAAATACAATGGAGTCATGCAAGAAACTCGTAGACATATCTTGTAGCAGAGGAAATAGAGATGACATAACCGTAATGGTGATCGACCTACATAAATTTGTTACAGCTTAAAGATGCACCATTTTCACCTAAAACTTCTGCTCATTTGGAATGTAAATAAAATGTATTCTAGCTTAGCTTATTAGAGTTTCGATAGAGAGGAGCATGGCAGCGGAAAAGGGCAAATTTTGTGAATTGAGTTTGAAAACGAAGTAGAAGCCAAGATCTTCATAGAATAAAATTAGTGTTAAGCTTGTATGTAGCTTGATTTATTGCTTTGAAATTAAGTATATATGTACAACAAAAAAAGAAGTAGGGAGATTGTAGGAAGGAAAGGGAAAAGTGCAGAAAACATATTTAGAATTTGTAAACATATTTCCATTTTCTTAAATCACTTGTTCATTCCTCATCTAGGATATGAAGTATTACCATCGTTTGTAAATATTAAATGGAAGCACTTGAATTTCTTTGTTTTTGACATAATAAtcattgtcttttttttttagaGGAGTAATAATTACGAAATTAAAATAAAGCACAATTTATAGAAATGCCCCCTCCCTCTTAATaaacatttgtttacctttgatagACTTTTCACAATGAATATAAAAAGtaaacaaaaatatataaaacgtaaacaaatgagcGAAATAAAAAGAGGAACTTCTTTATCAACAACCTTGATCAACCCTCTTGCTTCTTGATATTCCCTTGACTTACTCCAATCTTGGAAATCACACGCCTTTATATCTGTTTCCCCTTTTCAACCTGTGACCTAAacccacaaaatctcatttgtgacggcacgtatccgtcactttggagtgacggataccattttccctcacaaatgaccagTTAATgcattatacaactggttgtatatacaacttagtCAATGTAACTgagctttgttacaaagttgtcgagctctattaacaaaattattgAGCTATGGtataaagttattgagcttaccagaataattattaagctcaataatttcgcaaaatagctcaataacttgcaaaatagctcaacaactttgtgtaagaaCTCAGCAACTTTGAGACGGTTGTACAGtgctattatacaactggttgtaggatgaGCATTGTACAACCCTATACATTAattcgagcttatgtgtaattttccTGAGTTTTGAaagagtttattttttttatgtttaagtgtgtgagttcaaaaactttacagcatagctcagattcttttaaacaaaactcgaaaactttagtgCACAGCTCGGATTCTACATCATACAACTACATACAACAGGTTGTATAATCTACTCATTGCACC from Silene latifolia isolate original U9 population chromosome 10, ASM4854445v1, whole genome shotgun sequence encodes:
- the LOC141605342 gene encoding putative protein phosphatase 2C 53, producing the protein MLAIEELFWSFSILSILVYLFRSTMTSLQIPPSCSWITKIMVDQLGGLHSAHGHHMISNVIPEENVSLDRKQVCVEPIKLRRRPSKLLVPEFSPDHQEFSAEKRRAENVEVAVQGRGHCLVSKKGRREHIEDRFNVIPDISGDPNQAFFAVIDGHGGQEAANYVAENLGKNILKGLENIKKEDQHGVEEAISEGYSQADEEFLRQGVGSGACTASVLLRNGQLYAANVGDCRVVLSRAGLATRLTNDHRLSREDERLRIQNSGGFIHDNNNGLWRVQGTLAVSRAFGHQHMKEWIICEPEIQHVPLTSDCQFLIVASDGLWDKVGEQEAIDILSKEENTMESCKKLVDISCSRGNRDDITVMVIDLHKFVTA